One window of Hylemonella gracilis genomic DNA carries:
- the modA gene encoding molybdate ABC transporter substrate-binding protein, with amino-acid sequence MVKRFLSVIAATLGLWAVPFAAVQAGEVNVAVAANFTAPMRKIAPMFEADTGHKAVLSFGSTGKFYAQIQNGAPFDVLLSADDTTPAKLEQEGQGGGKDRRYTYAIGTLVLWSKQPGLVDAQGEVLKTGQFDKIALADPRLAPYGAAAVEALTALGLLDTLKPKFVQGENIGQTHQFVATGNAALGFVALSQVWVPDEQGGKLKEGSVWRVPAKLHQPIRQDLILLKKGQDNAAAVALLKYLKGEKARAVIQSFGYGLE; translated from the coding sequence ATGGTCAAGCGCTTCTTGAGCGTCATTGCGGCGACGTTGGGTTTGTGGGCCGTTCCATTCGCGGCCGTGCAGGCGGGCGAGGTGAACGTGGCCGTGGCCGCCAACTTCACCGCCCCCATGCGGAAGATCGCCCCGATGTTCGAGGCGGACACGGGCCACAAGGCCGTGTTGTCCTTCGGCTCCACGGGCAAGTTCTACGCGCAGATCCAGAACGGCGCGCCGTTTGACGTGCTGCTGTCCGCCGACGACACGACGCCTGCCAAGCTGGAGCAGGAGGGGCAGGGCGGCGGCAAGGACCGGCGTTACACCTACGCCATTGGCACGCTGGTGCTCTGGAGCAAGCAGCCCGGCCTGGTGGACGCCCAGGGCGAGGTGCTGAAGACAGGCCAGTTCGACAAGATCGCCCTGGCCGATCCCCGGCTCGCGCCCTATGGCGCGGCGGCGGTGGAGGCGCTGACGGCCTTGGGTCTGCTCGACACCTTGAAGCCGAAGTTCGTCCAGGGCGAGAACATCGGCCAGACGCACCAGTTCGTCGCCACGGGCAACGCGGCGCTCGGCTTCGTCGCGCTGTCCCAGGTCTGGGTGCCGGACGAGCAGGGCGGCAAGCTGAAGGAAGGCTCGGTCTGGCGCGTGCCGGCGAAGCTGCACCAGCCCATCCGGCAAGACCTCATCCTGCTCAAGAAGGGCCAGGACAACGCCGCCGCCGTCGCTCTGCTCAAGTACCTGAAGGGCGAAAAGGCCCGCGCCGTGATCCAGTCCTTCGGCTACGGCCTGGAGTAA
- the modB gene encoding molybdate ABC transporter permease subunit — protein sequence MVFSADDWQAIRLTLELAALTTLLLLIIATPLAWWLARSPSRWRAPVSALVTLPLVLPPTVLGFYLLVLMGPNGWLGQLTQALGWGLLSFSFTGLLIGSVFFSLPFAVQPLQHAFESLGARPLEVAATLRARPLDAFFTVALPQAKGGVLTAAILSFAHTVGEFGVVLMIGGNIPGQTRVVSTQIYGHVEAMAYTQAHWLAGGMVLFSFAVLLVLAGLRRGRDRVMP from the coding sequence ATGGTTTTTTCCGCCGATGACTGGCAGGCCATCCGGCTCACGCTGGAGCTGGCCGCGCTCACGACCCTGTTGCTGTTGATCATCGCCACGCCCCTGGCCTGGTGGCTGGCACGCAGCCCTTCACGCTGGCGGGCGCCGGTGAGCGCGCTCGTCACCTTGCCCTTGGTGCTGCCGCCCACGGTGCTGGGCTTTTATCTGCTGGTGCTGATGGGCCCCAACGGCTGGCTGGGGCAACTCACCCAGGCGCTGGGCTGGGGCTTGCTGTCCTTCAGCTTCACGGGCCTGCTGATCGGCTCCGTTTTCTTTTCACTGCCGTTCGCGGTGCAGCCCCTGCAGCACGCCTTTGAGTCTCTCGGCGCGCGTCCGCTGGAAGTGGCGGCCACGTTGCGGGCGCGTCCGCTGGACGCCTTCTTCACCGTGGCCCTGCCGCAGGCCAAGGGCGGTGTGTTGACGGCGGCCATCCTGAGCTTCGCGCACACCGTCGGCGAGTTTGGTGTGGTGCTGATGATCGGCGGAAACATCCCTGGGCAGACCCGCGTGGTTTCGACCCAGATCTACGGCCACGTGGAAGCCATGGCGTACACCCAAGCGCATTGGTTGGCAGGCGGCATGGTGCTGTTCAGTTTTGCGGTGCTGCTGGTCCTGGCCGGTCTGCGGCGCGGGCGTGATCGGGTCATGCCATGA
- a CDS encoding TOBE domain-containing protein has protein sequence MSKKTLPLAEVLGFQASDKRIDILRRIGQVGSISEAARGAGVSYKAAWQALETLGNLAGQPLVEKAVGGSGGGGAVLTAAGQRVLLAADALAQARAQALASLDTSAGGHAASTTASRRAASALRTSMRNQFACTVGALRSVQGQVRVQLLLAREGETPLPLHARITRESAQLLGLRVGLPVLALCKATAVRVTARPAQARGAQTESSNFLTGVVTRASRAAAGGEVSLRLSSEPGTSGPYIVGFAAAGHGLRAGQTAHIGLDESAVVIAAAD, from the coding sequence ATGAGCAAGAAAACACTGCCGCTGGCCGAAGTGCTGGGCTTCCAGGCCAGCGACAAACGCATCGACATCCTGCGCCGCATCGGCCAGGTCGGCTCCATCTCCGAGGCCGCGCGCGGCGCGGGCGTGAGCTACAAGGCCGCCTGGCAGGCTTTGGAAACGCTGGGCAATCTGGCGGGCCAGCCCCTGGTCGAGAAGGCCGTGGGGGGCAGCGGCGGCGGTGGCGCGGTGCTCACCGCCGCGGGCCAGCGCGTGCTGCTGGCCGCCGATGCGCTAGCCCAGGCGCGTGCGCAGGCCCTGGCGAGCCTGGACACCAGCGCGGGAGGACATGCCGCCTCGACCACCGCCTCCCGCCGCGCCGCCTCCGCGCTGCGCACCAGCATGCGCAACCAGTTCGCCTGCACGGTCGGTGCCCTGCGCTCGGTGCAAGGCCAGGTGCGGGTCCAACTGCTGCTGGCGCGGGAAGGCGAGACGCCCTTGCCCCTGCACGCGCGCATCACCCGTGAAAGCGCCCAGTTGCTGGGCCTGCGCGTGGGATTGCCGGTGCTTGCGCTGTGCAAGGCCACGGCGGTACGGGTCACGGCCCGGCCGGCGCAGGCGCGTGGCGCGCAAACGGAGAGCAGCAATTTCCTGACCGGCGTGGTGACGCGTGCTTCGCGGGCGGCGGCCGGCGGCGAAGTCAGCCTGCGACTGTCCAGCGAGCCTGGCACCTCCGGCCCCTACATCGTGGGCTTCGCGGCGGCCGGCCACGGACTGCGAGCCGGGCAGACGGCCCACATCGGGCTGGACGAATCCGCCGTGGTGATCGCGGCGGCCGACTGA